One segment of Desulfovibrio sp. X2 DNA contains the following:
- a CDS encoding DUF554 domain-containing protein: MLVPIGSLVNAGAILAGGSVGLALGARLPARVRAIVFQGLGLCTLALGAKMALVFKAPLVVFFSILLGGVIGAAMNLEDFLASLGDRLKALIKSKNEKFTAGLISAFLLYCVGSMTILGAFDEGLRGDPTIYYTKSLLDGFASIALASTYGVGVLFAAVPVFLYQYGLTLFAAQFQDLLSPAIMNELTAVGGILIMGIGINLLELKYIKLGDLLPALVVVVVLGAMFL, translated from the coding sequence ATGCTCGTGCCCATCGGTTCTCTGGTCAATGCCGGCGCCATCCTGGCCGGCGGCTCGGTGGGGCTGGCGCTCGGCGCCCGCCTGCCCGCGCGCGTGCGCGCCATCGTCTTCCAGGGGCTCGGCCTGTGCACCCTGGCGCTCGGCGCCAAGATGGCCCTGGTCTTCAAGGCCCCGCTGGTGGTCTTCTTCTCCATCCTGCTCGGCGGCGTCATCGGCGCGGCCATGAACCTGGAGGACTTCCTCGCCTCGCTCGGCGACCGCCTGAAGGCGCTCATCAAGAGCAAGAACGAGAAGTTCACCGCGGGCCTCATCTCCGCCTTCCTGCTCTACTGCGTGGGCTCCATGACCATCCTCGGCGCCTTCGACGAGGGGCTGCGCGGTGATCCGACCATCTATTACACGAAATCCCTGCTCGACGGCTTCGCCTCCATCGCCCTGGCCTCGACCTACGGCGTGGGCGTGCTCTTCGCCGCCGTGCCCGTGTTCCTCTACCAGTACGGCCTCACCCTCTTCGCCGCCCAGTTCCAGGACCTGCTCTCGCCCGCGATCATGAACGAGCTGACCGCCGTGGGCGGCATCCTGATCATGGGCATCGGCATCAACCTGCTCGAGCTCAAGTACATCAAGCTCGGCGACCTGCTCCCGGCCCTGGTCGTGGTGGTCGTCCTGGGCGCCATGTTCCTCTAG
- a CDS encoding FadR/GntR family transcriptional regulator, translating to MSERSPFRAAAGPDGQDERVARRPVAEQIVRRIAALFESGELAPGDKLPPERRLAEVFGVSRGSVREAIKSLVEAGLLESRAGSGTYVVADRQDEFAASLLDSLGRSRKKLKEILQVRQILEPQIARLAAQNATPADVVQLRMLLTCQRREIATGGTGRDADSAFHATLARITGNPVLFELVEDIADILAESRSDFLQTEERRIASLAAHERILIAVEKGDPEAAQKCMEEHLRRIEQHFITGAPRAPKT from the coding sequence ATGTCCGAGAGATCACCCTTCCGCGCCGCCGCGGGACCAGACGGCCAGGACGAGCGCGTGGCGCGCCGCCCCGTGGCCGAGCAGATCGTACGGCGCATCGCCGCTCTCTTCGAGAGCGGGGAGCTCGCGCCGGGGGACAAGCTGCCGCCCGAACGCAGGCTGGCCGAGGTCTTCGGCGTTTCGCGCGGCTCGGTGCGCGAGGCCATCAAGTCCCTGGTGGAGGCCGGGCTCCTGGAGAGCCGGGCAGGCAGCGGCACCTACGTGGTCGCGGACCGCCAGGACGAGTTCGCGGCCTCGCTCCTCGACTCGCTCGGCCGCAGCCGCAAGAAGCTCAAGGAAATCCTGCAGGTGCGCCAGATACTGGAACCGCAGATAGCCCGCCTGGCCGCGCAGAACGCAACGCCCGCGGACGTGGTCCAGCTGCGCATGCTCCTGACCTGCCAGCGCCGCGAGATCGCCACCGGCGGCACGGGACGCGACGCTGACAGCGCGTTCCACGCCACCCTGGCGCGCATCACCGGCAATCCGGTGCTCTTCGAGCTGGTGGAGGACATCGCGGACATCCTGGCCGAGAGCCGCAGCGACTTCCTGCAGACCGAGGAGCGGCGCATCGCCTCCCTGGCCGCGCACGAGCGCATCCTCATCGCCGTGGAAAAGGGCGATCCGGAGGCGGCCCAGAAGTGCATGGAGGAGCATCTGCGGCGCATAGAGCAACATTTCATCACGGGCGCCCCCCGGGCACCCAAGACCTGA
- a CDS encoding alpha-hydroxy-acid oxidizing protein — protein MADYKEIRAKARELMKGFCRVCPVCDGRACAGEVPGMGGLGTGESFKNNFEALKKVRLLMRVLHDATEPDTTCDVLGLKLSLPVLAAPIGGVSFNMGGKISEPEYVDSVLGGCKAAGTIGCTGDGVPPFIIDAAMDGIAKVGGHGIPFIKPWEGGEFGEKMDRALATGCPVVGVDVDAAGLITLRKMGRPVSPKSAKEWASVISAIQAKGVRFILKGIMTPDEAKLAADAGADAIVVSNHGGRVLDHSPGVAEVLPEVAAAAKGRIAVLADGGVRDGADVLKFLALGADAVLIGRPFSVSALGGLQEGVATFIEKVRAELSAAMVLTGCKSLADIGPRVIRTACGK, from the coding sequence ATGGCCGACTACAAGGAAATCCGCGCCAAGGCGCGGGAACTGATGAAGGGCTTCTGCCGCGTCTGCCCCGTGTGCGACGGCCGCGCCTGCGCCGGCGAGGTGCCGGGCATGGGCGGCCTGGGCACCGGCGAATCGTTCAAGAACAACTTCGAGGCCCTGAAGAAGGTGCGGCTGCTCATGCGTGTGCTGCACGACGCCACCGAGCCCGACACCACGTGCGACGTCCTCGGACTCAAGCTCTCCCTGCCCGTGCTCGCCGCGCCCATCGGCGGCGTCTCCTTCAACATGGGCGGCAAGATCTCCGAGCCCGAATACGTGGACAGCGTGCTCGGCGGCTGCAAGGCCGCGGGCACCATCGGCTGCACGGGCGACGGCGTGCCCCCCTTCATCATCGATGCGGCCATGGACGGCATCGCCAAGGTCGGCGGCCACGGCATCCCCTTCATCAAGCCCTGGGAAGGCGGCGAGTTCGGCGAGAAGATGGACCGCGCCCTGGCCACGGGCTGCCCGGTCGTGGGCGTGGACGTGGACGCCGCGGGCCTCATCACCCTGCGCAAGATGGGCCGCCCGGTCTCGCCCAAGTCCGCCAAGGAGTGGGCATCGGTCATCTCCGCCATCCAGGCCAAGGGCGTGCGCTTCATCTTGAAGGGCATCATGACGCCCGACGAAGCCAAGCTCGCCGCGGACGCGGGCGCCGACGCCATCGTGGTCTCCAACCACGGCGGCCGCGTGCTCGACCACTCCCCGGGCGTGGCCGAGGTGCTGCCCGAGGTGGCCGCCGCCGCGAAGGGCAGGATCGCTGTGCTGGCGGACGGCGGCGTGCGCGACGGCGCGGACGTGCTCAAGTTCCTGGCGCTCGGCGCGGACGCCGTGCTCATCGGCCGTCCCTTCAGCGTCTCCGCGCTCGGCGGCCTTCAGGAGGGCGTCGCCACCTTCATCGAGAAGGTCCGCGCCGAACTCTCCGCGGCCATGGTCCTGACCGGCTGCAAGAGCCTCGCGGACATCGGCCCGCGCGTCATCCGCACGGCCTGCGGCAAGTAA